Proteins encoded in a region of the Panthera tigris isolate Pti1 chromosome B2, P.tigris_Pti1_mat1.1, whole genome shotgun sequence genome:
- the ADGRF2 gene encoding adhesion G-protein coupled receptor F2 isoform X1: MTHMLLLYCLVFLLPTESCRTLCQVANKSKEMSPRPQGVCDGVCVDNSHCSQPCPPDSQGNMGFLCRQKKWHKITETCQTLNAFNIFETNLYSIQPLGGNTKVDEYARKPETITDRLMQTCPKDLSCVIRNIRQSPRIPGNIAVIVQLLHNISTVLLTDVDVAKMKSYSIMANHILNSKSISNWTFIPDRNSSCVLLHSVNSFARKLFINKYPIDISDVFIHTMGTAISPDNTGKNFSFSMRVNDTSSEITGQVLISRDELRKVPAPSQAISIAFPTLGAILKASFLENVTVNGLVLSVILPKELKRISLIFEKINKSEEKRTQCVGWHSLESRWDQQACQIIQENSQQAVCKCRPSKLFTSFSILMSPHILESPILTYITYIGLGISICSLILCLSIEALVWGQVTKTEISYLRHICIANVAATLLMADVWFIVASFLSGPVAHHSGCVAATFFVHFFYLSVFFWMLAKALLILYGILIVFHTLPKSVLVAALFSIGYGCPLVIAAITVAATEPGKGYLRPEACWLNWDMTKALLAFVVPALAIVVVNLVTVTLVIVKTQRPAIGSSMFQEVRAIVRISKNIAILTPLLGLTWGFGIAMVIDDSNLAFHIIFSVLNAFQGFFILVFGTILDPKIREALKGRVTSAKWISRISENLSTDFSGHPTKGPS; the protein is encoded by the exons ATGACTCACATGCTTTTGCTCTACTGCTTAGTGTTTCTTTTGCCCACAGAATCCTGCAGGACATTATGCCAG GTTGCTAACAAAAGCAAGGAGATGTCTCCCAGGCCACAAG GTGTATGCGATGGCGTCTGTGTGGACAATTCCCACTGCAGTCAACCTTGCCCTCCAGACTCGCAGGGAAATATGGGGTTCTTATGCAGGCAGAAGAAATGGCACAAGATCACTGAAACCTGTCAGACTCTTAATGCCTTCAACATCTTTGAG ACAAATTTATATTCGATCCAACCACTAGGAGGAAATACAAAAGTAGATGAGTATGCCAGAAAGCCTGAGACCATCACAGACAGGCTGATGCAAACGTGTCCGAAGGATTTGTCCTGTGTAATCAGGAACATTCGGCAGTCTCCCCGGATCCCGGGAAACATCGCTGTCATTGTGCAGCTCTTACACAACATATCCACGGTGTTATTGACAGATGTTGACGTGGCGAAGATGAAG AGTTACAGCATCATGGCCAACCACATTCTTAACAGCAAAAGCATCTCAAACTGGACCTTCATCCCGGACAGAAATAGCAGCTGTGTCCTGCTACACTCAGTCAACTCCTTTGCCAGAAagctatttataaataaatatccgATTGACATATCAGATGTCTTCATTCATACTATGGGCACTGCCATATCCCCAGACAACACTGGAAAGAATTTCAGTTTTTCAATGAGAGTTAATGACACCAGCAGTGAGATCACTGGGCAGGTGTTGATCAGTAGAGATGAACTTCGGAAGGTGCCCGCTCCTTCTCAGGCCATCAGCATTGCATTTCCAACTCTTGGGGCCATCTTAAAAGCCAGTTTTTTGGAAAACGTCACAGTGAATGGGCTTGTCTTATCTGTCATTTTGCCCAAGGAACTTAAAAGAATCTCActgatttttgaaaagatcaacaagtCAGAGGAGAAGAGGACACAGTGTGTTGGCTGGCACTCCTTGGAGAGCAGATGGGACCAGCAGGCCTGtcaaataattcaagaaaactcCCAGCAAGCTGTTTGCAAATGTAGGCCAAGCAAGTTGTTTACCTCTTTTTCCATTCTTATGTCACCCCACATCTTGGAGAGCCCGATCCTGACTTATATCACGTACATAGGCCTGGGCATTTCTATTTGCAGCTTGATCCTTTGCTTGTCCATTGAGGCCTTGGTCTGGGGCCAAGTGACAAAGACAGAGATCTCGTACTTACGCCATATATGCATTGCTAATGTTGCGGCCACCTTGCTGATGGCTGATGTGTGGTTCATTGTGGCTTCCTTTCTTAGCGGTCCAGTGGCACATCACAGTGGGTGTGTGGCAGCaacattttttgttcatttcttttacctttctgtgtttttctggATGCTTGCCAAAGCGCTCCTTATCCTCTACGGAATCCTGATTGTCTTCCATACACTGCCCAAGTCGGTCCTGGTGGCAGCTCTCTTTTCAATCGGCTACGGGTGCCCCTTGGTCATTGCTGCTATCACAGTTGCTGCCACTGAGCCCGGCAAAGGCTACCTCCGGCCTGAGGCCTGCTGGCTCAACTGGGACATGACCAAGGCCCTCTTGGCCTTTGTGGTCCCAGCTCTGGCCATTGTGGTAGTGAACCTGGTCACAGTCACACTCGTGATTGTCAAGACCCAGCGACCCGCCATTGGCAGTTCCATGTTCCAGGAGGTGAGAGCCATTGTGAGAATCAGTAAGAACATCGCCATCCTCACACCGCTGCTGGGACTGACCTGGGGATTTGGAATAGCCATGGTCATTGATGACAGCAACCTTGCCTTCCACATTATCTTCTCTGTGCTCAATGCATTCCAG ggCTTCTTCATCTTGGTGTTTGGAACAATCCTGGATCCAAAG ATAAGAGAAGCTTTAAAGGGTCGAGTAACTTCTGCAAAATGGATCTCCAGAATCTCAGAG AATCTTTCTACTGATTTCTCTGGTCACCCCACCAAAGGGCCAAGCTAA
- the ADGRF2 gene encoding adhesion G-protein coupled receptor F2 isoform X2, protein MVNQGLTGVANKSKEMSPRPQGVCDGVCVDNSHCSQPCPPDSQGNMGFLCRQKKWHKITETCQTLNAFNIFETNLYSIQPLGGNTKVDEYARKPETITDRLMQTCPKDLSCVIRNIRQSPRIPGNIAVIVQLLHNISTVLLTDVDVAKMKSYSIMANHILNSKSISNWTFIPDRNSSCVLLHSVNSFARKLFINKYPIDISDVFIHTMGTAISPDNTGKNFSFSMRVNDTSSEITGQVLISRDELRKVPAPSQAISIAFPTLGAILKASFLENVTVNGLVLSVILPKELKRISLIFEKINKSEEKRTQCVGWHSLESRWDQQACQIIQENSQQAVCKCRPSKLFTSFSILMSPHILESPILTYITYIGLGISICSLILCLSIEALVWGQVTKTEISYLRHICIANVAATLLMADVWFIVASFLSGPVAHHSGCVAATFFVHFFYLSVFFWMLAKALLILYGILIVFHTLPKSVLVAALFSIGYGCPLVIAAITVAATEPGKGYLRPEACWLNWDMTKALLAFVVPALAIVVVNLVTVTLVIVKTQRPAIGSSMFQEVRAIVRISKNIAILTPLLGLTWGFGIAMVIDDSNLAFHIIFSVLNAFQGFFILVFGTILDPKIREALKGRVTSAKWISRISENLSTDFSGHPTKGPS, encoded by the exons ATGGTTAATCAAGGTTTAACTGGG GTTGCTAACAAAAGCAAGGAGATGTCTCCCAGGCCACAAG GTGTATGCGATGGCGTCTGTGTGGACAATTCCCACTGCAGTCAACCTTGCCCTCCAGACTCGCAGGGAAATATGGGGTTCTTATGCAGGCAGAAGAAATGGCACAAGATCACTGAAACCTGTCAGACTCTTAATGCCTTCAACATCTTTGAG ACAAATTTATATTCGATCCAACCACTAGGAGGAAATACAAAAGTAGATGAGTATGCCAGAAAGCCTGAGACCATCACAGACAGGCTGATGCAAACGTGTCCGAAGGATTTGTCCTGTGTAATCAGGAACATTCGGCAGTCTCCCCGGATCCCGGGAAACATCGCTGTCATTGTGCAGCTCTTACACAACATATCCACGGTGTTATTGACAGATGTTGACGTGGCGAAGATGAAG AGTTACAGCATCATGGCCAACCACATTCTTAACAGCAAAAGCATCTCAAACTGGACCTTCATCCCGGACAGAAATAGCAGCTGTGTCCTGCTACACTCAGTCAACTCCTTTGCCAGAAagctatttataaataaatatccgATTGACATATCAGATGTCTTCATTCATACTATGGGCACTGCCATATCCCCAGACAACACTGGAAAGAATTTCAGTTTTTCAATGAGAGTTAATGACACCAGCAGTGAGATCACTGGGCAGGTGTTGATCAGTAGAGATGAACTTCGGAAGGTGCCCGCTCCTTCTCAGGCCATCAGCATTGCATTTCCAACTCTTGGGGCCATCTTAAAAGCCAGTTTTTTGGAAAACGTCACAGTGAATGGGCTTGTCTTATCTGTCATTTTGCCCAAGGAACTTAAAAGAATCTCActgatttttgaaaagatcaacaagtCAGAGGAGAAGAGGACACAGTGTGTTGGCTGGCACTCCTTGGAGAGCAGATGGGACCAGCAGGCCTGtcaaataattcaagaaaactcCCAGCAAGCTGTTTGCAAATGTAGGCCAAGCAAGTTGTTTACCTCTTTTTCCATTCTTATGTCACCCCACATCTTGGAGAGCCCGATCCTGACTTATATCACGTACATAGGCCTGGGCATTTCTATTTGCAGCTTGATCCTTTGCTTGTCCATTGAGGCCTTGGTCTGGGGCCAAGTGACAAAGACAGAGATCTCGTACTTACGCCATATATGCATTGCTAATGTTGCGGCCACCTTGCTGATGGCTGATGTGTGGTTCATTGTGGCTTCCTTTCTTAGCGGTCCAGTGGCACATCACAGTGGGTGTGTGGCAGCaacattttttgttcatttcttttacctttctgtgtttttctggATGCTTGCCAAAGCGCTCCTTATCCTCTACGGAATCCTGATTGTCTTCCATACACTGCCCAAGTCGGTCCTGGTGGCAGCTCTCTTTTCAATCGGCTACGGGTGCCCCTTGGTCATTGCTGCTATCACAGTTGCTGCCACTGAGCCCGGCAAAGGCTACCTCCGGCCTGAGGCCTGCTGGCTCAACTGGGACATGACCAAGGCCCTCTTGGCCTTTGTGGTCCCAGCTCTGGCCATTGTGGTAGTGAACCTGGTCACAGTCACACTCGTGATTGTCAAGACCCAGCGACCCGCCATTGGCAGTTCCATGTTCCAGGAGGTGAGAGCCATTGTGAGAATCAGTAAGAACATCGCCATCCTCACACCGCTGCTGGGACTGACCTGGGGATTTGGAATAGCCATGGTCATTGATGACAGCAACCTTGCCTTCCACATTATCTTCTCTGTGCTCAATGCATTCCAG ggCTTCTTCATCTTGGTGTTTGGAACAATCCTGGATCCAAAG ATAAGAGAAGCTTTAAAGGGTCGAGTAACTTCTGCAAAATGGATCTCCAGAATCTCAGAG AATCTTTCTACTGATTTCTCTGGTCACCCCACCAAAGGGCCAAGCTAA